In 'Nostoc azollae' 0708, the following are encoded in one genomic region:
- a CDS encoding ExbD/TolR family protein, translating to MRLLDEPDIPAQINIVPMIDVIFAILTFFIMSTLFLTRSEGLPVNLPKAVTGKSQAAAAPMTVTIDQGGKISLNHEPINLNALPEKVRELMGNTSQVVVIINADENATHGQVVAIMDRLRQVEGAKLAIATMSDPSRTATQKP from the coding sequence ATGCGATTACTTGATGAACCAGATATTCCAGCACAAATTAATATTGTGCCGATGATTGATGTGATTTTTGCAATTTTGACATTTTTTATTATGTCTACTCTATTTTTAACTCGGTCAGAAGGCTTACCTGTTAATTTACCTAAAGCAGTGACAGGCAAATCACAAGCAGCAGCAGCACCAATGACGGTGACTATTGATCAAGGGGGAAAAATCAGCTTAAACCATGAACCTATTAACCTCAATGCCTTACCAGAGAAAGTACGGGAGTTAATGGGTAATACCTCACAAGTGGTAGTAATTATTAATGCTGATGAGAATGCTACTCATGGACAGGTAGTTGCAATTATGGATCGGCTCCGTCAGGTAGAGGGAGCCAAATTAGCTATCGCCACAATGTCTGACCCTTCGCGTACAGCAACTCAAAAACCTTAA
- a CDS encoding methylmalonic aciduria and homocystinuria type D protein: MVKYSSVCISEQGFPINLVGKTGLAVQISIHNPSQYICANSEQILPDWKQQQLLWVVVILQQSKFPLVEITGEIEREKEWLREKFMRFGCDVAFNLLDRGYLTDLIDPRTGYPILSHPGAVPHDDTAVAKALLDYPVIKNECCVLVHPQWGTAVYPSVLLSEAPPEMIEFVCKAITPLHGWMEKLN; the protein is encoded by the coding sequence GTGGTGAAATATTCTAGTGTTTGCATTTCTGAGCAAGGCTTTCCCATAAATTTAGTTGGTAAAACGGGACTAGCGGTGCAAATTTCGATTCATAATCCCAGTCAATATATCTGTGCCAACTCCGAACAGATATTACCAGATTGGAAACAACAACAGTTGTTGTGGGTAGTGGTTATTTTACAACAATCAAAATTTCCACTGGTAGAAATAACGGGAGAAATAGAGAGAGAAAAAGAATGGTTGCGGGAAAAGTTTATGCGTTTTGGCTGTGATGTGGCGTTTAATTTGCTCGATCGCGGTTATTTAACAGATTTAATTGACCCCCGTACTGGTTATCCTATACTTTCTCATCCCGGAGCAGTTCCCCATGATGATACAGCAGTTGCCAAGGCTTTACTAGATTATCCAGTGATTAAGAATGAATGCTGTGTACTAGTGCATCCTCAATGGGGTACTGCTGTTTATCCTAGTGTGTTGCTTTCGGAAGCTCCCCCGGAGATGATTGAATTTGTTTGTAAAGCGATCACTCCTCTGCATGGGTGGATGGAGAAGTTAAATTAG
- a CDS encoding MotA/TolQ/ExbB proton channel family protein yields MDISNLFQAGGVVMFPLLFFSVLGVGLIMERITFWIKLTGRQNRVVREVLNFYRQNNVVSALDNLQKNSDLPIARIFLAALELEEPTPEEFRLALESEAQAEIPLLKRFQNIFDTIIGLAPLLGLLGTVLGLIASFASLDISDVGRTKTSGVTSGISEALVSTASGLVVAIITLFFANTFRGLYLRQIAWIQEYGGQLELLYRRQYERSK; encoded by the coding sequence ATGGATATTAGTAATCTTTTTCAAGCCGGTGGAGTGGTAATGTTTCCCCTGCTATTTTTTTCGGTCTTAGGAGTGGGACTCATTATGGAACGGATCACTTTTTGGATAAAACTCACTGGTCGTCAAAATCGCGTAGTCAGGGAAGTTCTAAATTTTTATCGTCAAAATAATGTGGTCAGTGCTTTAGATAATTTGCAAAAAAATTCCGACCTACCCATTGCTCGAATTTTTTTAGCTGCTTTAGAGTTAGAAGAACCAACTCCAGAAGAATTTCGTTTGGCTTTAGAAAGTGAAGCTCAAGCAGAAATTCCTTTACTCAAAAGATTCCAAAACATTTTTGATACAATTATAGGTCTTGCACCTCTGTTAGGGCTTCTCGGTACAGTTCTAGGATTAATTGCTTCTTTTGCTTCCTTAGATATTAGTGATGTCGGTAGGACAAAAACATCTGGTGTCACATCTGGGATTAGTGAAGCATTAGTTTCCACAGCATCAGGATTAGTTGTTGCTATCATTACTCTTTTCTTTGCCAATACCTTTCGTGGACTTTATCTTCGCCAAATTGCTTGGATTCAAGAATATGGAGGACAGTTAGAATTACTCTACCGTCGTCAGTATGAGAGATCCAAATAA